A genomic region of Azoarcus sp. KH32C contains the following coding sequences:
- a CDS encoding SPFH domain-containing protein translates to MSGGFVVVVAVLIFVVVTLAKGVRILPQGEEWIVERLGKYNGTLKPGLNIIIPYLDRIAYKLVTKDIILDVQEQEVITRDNAVIVTNAIAFIKVTDPVKAVYGVTDFAEAIRNLIMTTLRSIVGEMELDEALSSRDKIKARLRESIADEAVDWGLTVKSVEIQDIKPSESMQRAMEMQAAAERERKAAVTKAEGEKQAAILEAEARLESAKRDASAQVMLAEASAEAIRRVAAAVGEQPGPMMYLLGEKYIAAMERMGSADSAKVVVLPADLQETVRGLLARGRAAA, encoded by the coding sequence ATGAGCGGTGGATTCGTCGTCGTCGTAGCAGTCCTGATTTTCGTCGTCGTCACGCTCGCGAAGGGCGTTCGCATCCTGCCCCAGGGCGAGGAGTGGATCGTCGAGCGGCTCGGCAAGTACAACGGCACCTTGAAGCCCGGCCTCAACATCATCATTCCCTACCTCGATCGCATCGCCTACAAGCTCGTCACCAAGGACATCATCCTCGACGTGCAGGAGCAGGAAGTGATCACGCGCGACAACGCGGTGATCGTCACCAACGCGATTGCGTTCATCAAGGTCACCGATCCCGTGAAGGCGGTCTATGGCGTCACCGACTTCGCGGAGGCGATCCGCAACCTGATCATGACGACGCTGCGCTCGATCGTCGGCGAGATGGAGCTCGACGAGGCGCTCTCGTCGCGCGACAAGATCAAGGCGCGGCTGCGCGAGAGCATCGCCGACGAGGCCGTCGACTGGGGCCTGACGGTGAAGTCGGTCGAGATCCAGGACATCAAGCCGTCCGAGTCGATGCAGCGCGCGATGGAAATGCAGGCCGCGGCCGAGCGCGAGCGGAAGGCGGCGGTGACGAAGGCCGAGGGCGAGAAGCAGGCCGCGATCCTCGAAGCCGAGGCGCGCCTCGAATCCGCCAAGCGCGACGCCAGCGCCCAGGTGATGCTCGCCGAGGCCTCGGCCGAGGCGATCCGCCGCGTCGCGGCCGCCGTCGGCGAGCAGCCGGGGCCGATGATGTACCTCCTCGGCGAGAAGTACATCGCGGCGATGGAACGCATGGGTTCGGCCGACAGCGCCAAGGTCGTCGTGCTGCCGGCCGATCTGCAGGAGACCGTCAGAGGGTTGCTGGCTCGCGGTAGGGCGGCGGCCTGA
- a CDS encoding NfeD family protein — protein sequence MNIEWWQWAVAGILLILAELAIPSFFVIWFGVAGLVMAGVLWLFPALSLTAQLAMWTALSLAMVALWFRVFKPEARKTRIGTSDGEVIGEVGLLVGAVAPFQRGKVRFQRPILGAEEWVCLAESAIAAGERVRVVAVEGSFLKVVRA from the coding sequence ATGAATATAGAATGGTGGCAGTGGGCGGTTGCCGGTATCCTGCTGATTCTCGCCGAGCTGGCGATCCCGTCCTTTTTCGTCATCTGGTTCGGCGTCGCCGGCTTGGTGATGGCCGGCGTGCTGTGGCTGTTTCCGGCGCTTTCGCTGACCGCCCAGCTCGCGATGTGGACGGCGCTGTCGCTGGCGATGGTCGCGTTGTGGTTCCGCGTCTTCAAGCCCGAGGCGCGCAAGACGCGCATCGGTACGTCCGATGGGGAGGTGATCGGCGAGGTCGGACTGCTGGTCGGCGCGGTGGCGCCTTTCCAGCGCGGCAAGGTCCGTTTCCAGCGACCCATTCTGGGTGCCGAGGAATGGGTGTGCCTCGCCGAGAGTGCGATCGCCGCCGGCGAGCGGGTGCGCGTCGTCGCGGTCGAGGGCAGTTTCCTGAAAGTCGTCAGAGCGTAG